The Treponema phagedenis DNA segment GACCATTATAAATGGCGGGCTATGCGCGCCATGGGATTTGACGAAAAATACATAACCGGAAATGCTTCGGATTATGAAAAATTTACCGCTTGGGCTAAAACCGTGCCTAACTTAATCGGCAATCCCTTGTACCATTGGACTCATTTAGAATTAAAACGCTATTTTGACATTGACGAGGTGCTCAATGAAAAAACCGCAGACTCAATCTGGAATACTTGTAATGAGCTCTTACAAACGGATGCGTTTAAGCCGCGCTCATTGATTGAGCGGTCAAATGTCTGGGCGGTTTGTACGACAAATGATCCTATTGATGATTTACAGTACCATAAGCTGCTTGAAGAAGATACGTCTTTTAAAACAATTGTGAAGCCCGCTTTTAGACCTGACAAGGTTCTCAGCATTGAAAAAGATAGTTTTAAGGATTACCTTGCAGACCTTTCTAAAGCAAGCGGCATACGCATCGCAAGTTTTTCCGATTTAAAAAATGCCTTAGTTCAGCGAATACGGTATTTTGATGAAAACGGGTGCAAGGCAAGCGATCACGGAATGGATTATCTTCCCTATAAGAAAGCTTCCGAAAACGAAATCGAAACTGTTTTTACAAAAGTGCTTGCTTCAGAGCCTTTGACCAAAGAAGAACAAGACTCATATAAAACCGCGCTCCTCATATTTTTAGCAAACGAGTATGAAAAAAGAGATTGGGTGATGGAGCTCCATATCCAAA contains these protein-coding regions:
- the uxaC gene encoding glucuronate isomerase, which gives rise to MALIADDFMLQNEYAKLLYAKYAKDEPIFDFHCHLEAEEIYKNQSFKNITQVWLGGDHYKWRAMRAMGFDEKYITGNASDYEKFTAWAKTVPNLIGNPLYHWTHLELKRYFDIDEVLNEKTADSIWNTCNELLQTDAFKPRSLIERSNVWAVCTTNDPIDDLQYHKLLEEDTSFKTIVKPAFRPDKVLSIEKDSFKDYLADLSKASGIRIASFSDLKNALVQRIRYFDENGCKASDHGMDYLPYKKASENEIETVFTKVLASEPLTKEEQDSYKTALLIFLANEYEKRDWVMELHIQTLRNNSKKLFRAIGPDVGNDGINDHSYAENLANILSCMEEKGLPRTILFSLNPKDYYVLSTVGGSFQGGEEGIAKMQLGTSWWFLDHKDGMIEQMKRFAQTSVFSKFIGMLTDSRSFLSYPRHEYFRRILCNLIGEYVELGEYPWDEAFLGQMVKNISFTNAKNYIKIS